CAACGATCGGCGCGGGGTTGAATCTTGCCAAGGCGGGGCTGAATATCGATTATGCCTATACGGGGATATCCTTCCTCGGCAATATCCACCGCTTCTCGCTGGGCTACCGCTTCAATAAGCGGTTCCTGTAAACTGCGGAGTGAAAGACATGTCAAACATGCAAAAGATATTACTTTTGACCTCACTGGCATTGCTGGTGTTTGGCGGTTGCGACCGCTATGTGGATGATAAGGCAGACGCCAATCGTGCTCCGCACGTCCGCTTCATCAACTTTCCTGAAGACAGCACGCAGTTCAGCTATGCTCCGGTGATTCACTGGACGGGTCATGACGAGGACGGGTTCATCGTCGGATTTGAGTATTTTGACGATGCTTCGGACGAAGGGATCGCGGCGTATCGCGCGGGCGATGCCGAGTGGCAGGCGTATCTGAATTCGATTCCGGCATCCGCGTGGACGTATACGGAACTTGCGAACCGTCAGATTTATCTCATGACGGAAGTCGGCGAGATCACGGAGCATCTCTTTCTGGTGCGTTCGGTGGACAACATGAACGCGCGTTCGGCGGCAGCGTGGAGAACGTTTTTCCGCACCAACGAGCGTCCGGACAAGCCGACGCTGCGCTGGGCTCTGGCTGCAAATGATCCGTCTTACTATGAATACTACGAGATTCCGGACACGCTGCTGGTCGGAGACACGCTGTCCGCGACTTACACGGGCGTGCAGATACTTTGGAAGGGAACGGACCCCGACTCGCGTATCGGGAACGTGATTCAGCTGGAGTTCAGCTACACGCTGGTCCGCCTGCCGAACGATACGGTTCCGCTGCCCGTGCGTGACGACAGCAACCGAGTGGTAGGATATCGCGCGGGCTGGAGCAACTGGACGGTGAATGCGCAGATTGCGCTGTATGGTTTGGAGTCGGGCAACTACGCGTTTTTCCTGCGCAGCCGCGACGACGGGTTTGCAATTTCCGACACGTCAGAGATTCGCTTCACAGCCGAGAAGCCGACGTTTGCCCGCCGCATCATGATTGTGGACGAGAACAAGCAGCCGACGGCTCCTGAGGCTTTGCGCGGCGGATTGGATGCGGACAGTTTGCTGGCTTTCTATCAAGGAGTCAATGGTCAAGGCGGAGTCGTTCGCGAGGCGATTGACTTAGCGAATATTCTTGCACCGTTTGCGCAGCCGCCCGGAGTGCCGCCGATCGAGCCGTTCGACTTTGATGAGATTTTCTGGTACAGCAACCGGAACGGTGATCCGATACCATATGCCTTGATCAGTCAATTTGATCTTGTGTGGATCATTGACGACGATCATACGGCTGCGCGTTCGGATCCGGCGGTCGTGACCTATACCAAGGTGCTGGGCGACTATCTTGATGTCGGCGGCAAGCTCTGGTACACGGGACGCAGATTGTTTAACAAGTCTATGTCCATATCAACCGGACAGGGTCCGATTTCCTTCCTCTCCCGTTACTTCAACCTGTTCACCGTGCGGAGCAAGGATATTTACAGCGGAACCGTCAACCCGACGTTGGTTGGACTGGACGATTTTCAGGGTGCAGTGGCCAGTGATCCACAGTATCCGGACCTGTTTGTCGACACTCTGGTAACCGGTCGTTTGCGCTACGGACCGCGTTCAGTGACCTATCCGCCGGAAATTGAAACATTCGGACGCTCGGCGGCTCAGCAGAGCTTTGACTTCTCGACCACGCTTTACAACTACAAGTCCACGACGAGTGACACATCCCTCTACTCGAACATCGTAACGAACTATGATTGCAATGTGGATACGCTGTCGGATACGACTGTGGTTGTTCTTATTCCTCGGGACGAGACGCTGCCGCTGTTGTCCGCATCCCGCATCCGCAACGTGACACGCGGAGTGGATGCCGACTTCATTCGCGTGCGCAATCTGTCGGACAATCCGTTCCTGCCGAGGTGGCGCATATTCGCATCCATCCCGTCGTCGGCGGGTGCGTGGACGAATTCGGACGTGCTGGAAGTGACGTATCGGTTTATTCCGCTCTCCAGCGAACACGACGAACCTGTCGCGACCAACTTCGTCAAGTACTCAGGCACATTTGAAGTGGAAATAACGGAGAACGGTATCAGGACGAGGGTTCAAGCCACGCCGCGTTACCGCTCCTCGCTGTTCACTTTCCCGCTCGCGTACATGAAGAACCAGACGTTCGAGCATCCGATACTTGGAACGGTGCCGTCGGTGTCCATGCTGATTGCCAATCAGTTCCTGTACTTCAATCAGAATTTGGACATCAATTTCAATTTCAACTGATCGTTCGAATTATCACGTAAACAAATGAGCCGCGGGCATGATGGCCGCGGCTCTTTCTTCAATCCGATATGACAGAAAACGTATCACGCAGATGGCTGATTATCTGGTCGCTCCTGCTGCTGGGCGCCGCGACATTTGTTCCAGCAGGATCCTGGACCATAGATGATGCCGTCAAGGCTATCTCAGCGGAGCACGGGGAAAACCTTTGGGGCTCACCAATTCGGGACGGAGCGTTGCGCAAGTCTCTTTCCAATGCGCGGGACTATCCCGTGTTGCTTGCGCCGTTCGCGATGCCGGATGAAGAGGGTGTGAAGCCGGGATTCTCGCCGTATGCCCGATTGCTCGCAGGAATAGAGTCTCTGGCAAGCCGACGTGTGCTGCTCATCATCACGGCATCCATCGCCATTGCCTGCGGCTGGTTATTGGCGCATTACGGACTGGCGTGGGGATTTCTCCTGCTCCCCTTGACCTTCTACGGACTGGTGCCGTGGGAGCACGGTCTGGCAATGCTGATGTCGCTGCCCGCGATCGCTCTGGCCTTCCTGCGAGAGCGCGGTTCGATAATCACATATATCACGGCAGGTGCATTGCTTGCCGTGGCAATCGCTCTGCGCTTGGAGTATGCGATTCTGGTTCCGCTGACGGCCTTTCCGTTATTCCTCTCCGGACGCAAACGCGAGATGATTGTTTTCAAGACTGCGATGGGGGGAGCGCTCGTCGTGTTAATTGGAATGAGCGGGACAGAAGAATTCTTCAGACAGACGGTCCTCAACCATCAGCTTCCTGCGTGGTCAACTCTTGACGGATTCTTCAGCACGCGCCTGCAGGCAGTATGGGACACTATCTTCGCGATGGGACCGGACGTGACACAGACGAGCGCAATGTATGTTTTGCTGATTATGTCAACACTGTTGCTCAAGAGAGGGGACGCATCGCGCGTGCTGGTTCTCGCAGGGTGGACGAGCGCCTTGGTCTTCGCATTGTTCGCCGTTCGTGCCGTCTGGCAGGCGCAGATGCCGTTGCTGTCTCTATTGCAGAGCGGCTCACTGCTGTTCGCGATGCCGTGGGTGATGCTGCTTCTGCTTTCAAGAGAGGCATGGAAAACAAAAGCGATGACTTATGCCATCGCGGGACTGGTTTTGGGAGTTTTATTGGTTCCCGTGTCATCTGGAGTGCATTGGGGACCGCGCCTGCTGCTGTTCACCGCGCCGCTGCTGCTGATTGCGCTGTATCACTCGAAGCTGACACAGTCTCGAGCTTTCGGGATGGTGTTGGCGCTGACGGTGATTCAGACCGCCAGCTCAGGTGCGCTGGTCTACGCGCGCTTTACCGAAACCGCCCAGCATGTTCAGCGCATCACTCCGCACGCAGGCTCACCGTTGATTACCACGACCCGCGCGCAGGCCATTGATCTGTACCCGCTGTGGAAACAGCAAGAGTTCTTCGCAGCTTCCACGTCCGAGGAACTGAAACAGATATTGGTGGAGTTCTACGCCATGCGCCGCGACAGCGCGTGGCTGCATCTGGACGCAATGGACAGTCTGATGGTCCTGACGTTTCCTGATAACCGTCCGGTCTGGCCGCACCGCATGACGATAGTCAACTCAGGCAATCTTTACCGCACGCAGTGGCGGCTCTATCAGCTTGTGATGAATCGCGCAGACCCGACGTGGATACCCTTGCTGGAAGCTGAAGCGGCCCGCGCGATGCAACAGGGAGATAATCGGCGCGCATTATTCCTGCAGGATGACGCGCTGGTGCTCGATATGTCGCGGGCTGAAGCGCATTCCAACCTCGGATTGCTGCTGGCAAGGATGGGAAAGCACGATGACGCGCGTCGCGCAGTGACGCGAGCACTTGCGCTCGACTCTACTTTATCACAGGCCAAGGAGCTGATGCACCAGCTTGATTCAGTTCCAGTTGACGCTTCAAAGTAACGGCGAGGTCGTAGTCGGGATTCAGCTTCAGCGCGAGTTCGAGCGTTTGAATCGCCTTCTCAGATTCATTTGTCTGGCCATACGCCAGCGCAAGATGATAATAGCCTTGAGCGGTCGGGAGAGTATTCACACTGGCTTCAAGCGGCTCGAGCGCGGCCCACGGCATGCGCAGACGCAATTTGCTCTTTCCCATTTCGAACAATAGCCGCGCGAGGTTTTCGCGGGCATCAGGGAAGTCGGGATATATACTGAGCGCACGCCGATAGGCTTCGAGAGCGGAGTTTGTATCGCGCTGCGCTTCGGCGACCACGCCGAGGTTGTTCCAGCCCTCTGGGAATTCGGGGAAATCCCGCACCAATCTTGTATAGGCTACTTTGGCATCCAAGAGGCGGTTCGCACGCTGCTCGGTGACTCCGAGATTGAGCAAGGCGAGTTTACGCAGTTCAGGGTCTTCCAGCGCCGAGGTGAAACATGCGCGGGCGGAATCGAGCTGACCTAAGGCAAGATGGGCGTTTCCCTCCATGTAACGTGCGGAGGTGATGGGAGCTTCGCGGGCTTGAAAGGGGTTCATGAGCGCGAGCGCGAGGACGACCAATGCGGCGACTGCGGCCTTAATGCGCGCGATGTTTGGCAGAGTGGCAAACGCGGTGACTCCGGCTCCGGACAACAGACATAGCCACGGGACGGCGGGCATCCGAAACCTGCTGGCGACGAAAAAGAGGATGACGCTGGCCGCATAGACCAGCACGAGTCCCCAGAGAAGCCTTACCTCTCTCCGTGAGCTGCTCCACAGCCCCAGTGTGGCTAAAGGCAGCAAAAGCGCAAAATTCAGCAGAATCAGGGGGGGGAGGCCCGGTGTTTGCCGTGAAAAGTAGGCTATGTGTTTGTTATTCGAAATCTCAAATTGATTGAAATACAAGCTCGTCTTTCGTAACATAAGGCGAAGGCCCGCGCTCGGGTTGTCCCGCAGGAATGCCCAGCCCTTTGCGTAGTAGTAGTCGGAGAGGGCTTTCGGGGTCAAGTCCCGGCCTGATTCACGTTTGGCAAGAATCTCGGCCTGTTCCATGGTCCAGAATCGGTCCGCACCGGGAAGCGATGAGGTGACTCCGTCTGCTTGGGGATTGTTGCCAATCCAGAAGTTGACGCCGCCTTGAGTAGCAATGAGAACAGGTTCTCCGCCGAGACTCCAATTGGCAAGGGTGACGGGCAGAATGGGGACGAACAGCGCGATGAGTGACGCCAGTGCTGCTCGGCGCACATCCCGCCCACTGAGGGGCCAGAGCGCGAAGAGGAGTGCGAACGGCGCGACCATCAGGGAATTGGGCCGCGTGATAGCCGCCAAGCCCCAGAGCAACCCACACACGGCAGCTTGCCGGAGAGACGGTGATTTTCGCAGCGCAAGTGTGCTCCACGCGGTGAGCGCGGCGACGAGCATTTCCAGACTGGTGGAGAGAATTTCTCCGCAGAAATAGATAGCCATGCCGTTGACCGCGAACAGCAGCGCGGCCACGCGCGCGGCGAGAGTACTGAAATACCTTGCGGCGACGGCGTAGAGGACCAAGAGAGTGGTAAGCTGCAGGGCGATGTTGAAAAGGCGTGCCCACAACAGATCGTTCTGGACGAATTTGTAGAGCCACCCCAGCAGGACGGGGTAGAGCGGTGCGCGGAAGAGCGGCCACGGGCCATAGAAGCCGTGCGCGACGCGCTCAGCCGCCTGATGATACCAGAGCGGATCGACGGCGGGCGCCCAGAAGGTCGGGCTGTGCTGGGCATGCCAGAGGTGCCAGACACGCAGGGCGAGGGCCAGAAAGGCGATTAGCCAGAACCACACGGACGACTTGCTAGGTAAACTTGAATCAACTTGATGCATACTATTGTAGAATATAAGCTAAACGACATTGCTAAACTTCGGCACTGAGAATTCAGACCCGTTCTCAATTCAACCACCTTTACGGGGTTGTTCCAGATGCTAAATGGTAACCTTTCAACGAACAAGAAACAAGGAGTAGCAGATGACGCGCGAAATTAAAGTGATTGTCATGAGTACTCTCTTACTACTATGGAGTTCTTCAAACCCTGAGATCTTTGCACAGTGCAATTGGGGGTATAGTCTTGCTGACCAGTCGTGTAACGACCCAGAAGTGAATACCCCATGCGACAACGTGACAATTGCCAATTGCACAAGAGGAGCATTTAGTGCACCGTGCACCGGTACTTTTGCTCTGGCGGCTTGGGTAGCTTGCGCAGGTTCGGGGTGCGAGCATTGTATTAGCTGCGTGAAAGTTTACGAAATACTGTCATCTGGATTGGAGATTCCTATCGCGTCGATCGATAGTAGAGGAAGTGCACATGGAGCTTGTGACAATACAACAACCTGCCAACAATCAACAACTGTTGGATTGACCGCAAATACCCGTTATGCAATATATGTGTGTAAGACTTCGTGTCCGACTCACCTAGATATCGGATGCTCCGACCAATGTGGAGCGAATTGTACCGCTAAGGGATGTTTGGGAATAGGCACCGCAAGTTGCCCATAGTAGTTAACAAGGGAGTGCTGAAAATGGCCAAAGGTGTGTCGCCGACAACTGTACTAACATTAGTCGTTCTGCTTTGTAAACTCTCAGTTGCTTCGCACGACCCGAACAACGAGAAGTTTTCAGTTTCACTGGAAGAGCAGATTGAACAAGCTGAAGGGAATGAGCAAGTTTCCGGAATCTTGTTTCTTGATCATCGCTTGACCATGGACGACGTTTATCCGGAAGCTCTTGCGTTGCCGATGGGGCCGCGACGTGCCTATGTAGCGCGAGTTCTTAAGGATCGATTTGCTCAAATGAGTCAGAATGTCATGAAGTTTCTCGAAGACTATAAGTCAAAGGGTGACGTTACGATATTGCGTCCTTTATGGATACTTAACGGCATTCGGATAACAGCCTCGCCGTGGATTTTTCGCGCTCTATCGGATAACTTCATTGAAGTTGTCTACATCTGTGCAGACCCTGTGTTCGAAAACACTCTGGATAACGGCTGGGGTACATTCGAAATCGGATCTCCACAGATTTGGAGTCAATTTGGTGCAAGAGGACTCGGGGTAGTCGTTGGGCATAAAGATAGCGGGATAAACTATGTTGGGTGTTCACGTTTCGAGGACAGGATTTGGATTAACGAAGGAGAAGACATCGATCACAACGGCCGAATTGACGAGTCTGATGCGAACGGCTTGGACGATGACGGTAACGGCTACATTGACGATTTTCATGGTTGGGGATTCGACCATGACAATAATGTCGTCATCGATAATGACCCTTTTAATCAAGGATACCATGGAACGCGAACGGCTTCCGTGATTAGTAGCAACAACATCGCAGTTGACGACACAGTAAGCGTTGCTCCCGAGGCGAAACTGATGATCTTACGTGGATTCTTGACTCAGGGTGCAGTCTTTGAGTCGAGCCAATACGCGTTAGAAAAAGGCGCAAATGTGATCTCTGCGAGCCTCAGTTTCAAGCAAAACGAGTGCGGAGGATCAATACGGGAGTGTCCGAATCGCGTTGCTCACAGGTGGGTTTCCGAGATGGAGTTGGCTGCAGGGATTATCCATGCGAATTCCACGGGTAATCTTGGTTGCGGATCTGAGCCAAGGCCCCTTTGCCTCGGCACTCCTTCAGATGGTCCGCCGCCTGCAATAACCGATGCACATTGGCAGCAAGGTGGAGTCAGTTCCATTGTGTCGGTCGCAGCCTACAGCGCAAATGGTAGCTATGACGAAACAAGTCGTCGCGGTCCAGGAGCGTGGTCTCGACAAGATGTTTGTGTTGATCCTAGAGTCCCTTTCTGTGGACCTGTGGGAACGCCGAGCGAGTATCCTCTAGTATTCGAGGATTATCCTTATCACGATGGGAGTCACGGGTTGTTAAAACCCGATCTTACTGCTCCCACGGGTGTTGAGGCTGTATCGGGCAGTTGTGGTCAGGGAAGCATCTCCGGCACCTCCGGTGCAACACCGCATGTCGGCGGAGCATTGGCTCTTATCTATTCAGCATTTCCCGGGATAACTCCCGAAGAAGCGTATTTAGTATTGGTAAACGGCGCGTTGGATGCAGGCGATGTTGGCCCCGATACGACGTGGGGCTTCGGCAAACTGCGATTACTGCCCGCCATTGCAGAGGGCAGACAGGACATGGGTTCGGTTGCCGGAACGGTGACGGCTTCGCAAGGCGGGCAACCTCTGTCCGGAGTGCGCGTCACAGTTGCAGGCGCGCAGGCAGTGTGGACCAATTCCAGCGGTCAATATCAGATGTATCTGCAGCCGGGAAGCTACACCGGAACCTATGAGAAGTTCGGCTATCAAACGGTCTCTCGACAAATCAACATTGTCGCTGGTCAGGTAGACGAGGGGAGTTTGACTTTAGCTTCAGCGGCAAACGCTTCGCTTGCTCTGACCGTCCGCGACCCTTACAATCAACCTGCCAACGACATTGCGGTGCGGCATGTTCTGAGCGAAACGACGGTTTACACGGATCACGCAGGCATAGCGCAATTCGACGTGATGTATGACGGAGAGCAGGAGTTTGTGATTGCGGGGAACGTCGAGCAATACACGACGATGACGTTCGCACCGACTCTGCAGGCGGGTGCGAATGACTTGACGACTCAGTTGACCTACTCCGAGC
This sequence is a window from bacterium. Protein-coding genes within it:
- a CDS encoding tetratricopeptide repeat protein produces the protein MTENVSRRWLIIWSLLLLGAATFVPAGSWTIDDAVKAISAEHGENLWGSPIRDGALRKSLSNARDYPVLLAPFAMPDEEGVKPGFSPYARLLAGIESLASRRVLLIITASIAIACGWLLAHYGLAWGFLLLPLTFYGLVPWEHGLAMLMSLPAIALAFLRERGSIITYITAGALLAVAIALRLEYAILVPLTAFPLFLSGRKREMIVFKTAMGGALVVLIGMSGTEEFFRQTVLNHQLPAWSTLDGFFSTRLQAVWDTIFAMGPDVTQTSAMYVLLIMSTLLLKRGDASRVLVLAGWTSALVFALFAVRAVWQAQMPLLSLLQSGSLLFAMPWVMLLLLSREAWKTKAMTYAIAGLVLGVLLVPVSSGVHWGPRLLLFTAPLLLIALYHSKLTQSRAFGMVLALTVIQTASSGALVYARFTETAQHVQRITPHAGSPLITTTRAQAIDLYPLWKQQEFFAASTSEELKQILVEFYAMRRDSAWLHLDAMDSLMVLTFPDNRPVWPHRMTIVNSGNLYRTQWRLYQLVMNRADPTWIPLLEAEAARAMQQGDNRRALFLQDDALVLDMSRAEAHSNLGLLLARMGKHDDARRAVTRALALDSTLSQAKELMHQLDSVPVDASK
- a CDS encoding S8 family serine peptidase, with the translated sequence MPIVVNKGVLKMAKGVSPTTVLTLVVLLCKLSVASHDPNNEKFSVSLEEQIEQAEGNEQVSGILFLDHRLTMDDVYPEALALPMGPRRAYVARVLKDRFAQMSQNVMKFLEDYKSKGDVTILRPLWILNGIRITASPWIFRALSDNFIEVVYICADPVFENTLDNGWGTFEIGSPQIWSQFGARGLGVVVGHKDSGINYVGCSRFEDRIWINEGEDIDHNGRIDESDANGLDDDGNGYIDDFHGWGFDHDNNVVIDNDPFNQGYHGTRTASVISSNNIAVDDTVSVAPEAKLMILRGFLTQGAVFESSQYALEKGANVISASLSFKQNECGGSIRECPNRVAHRWVSEMELAAGIIHANSTGNLGCGSEPRPLCLGTPSDGPPPAITDAHWQQGGVSSIVSVAAYSANGSYDETSRRGPGAWSRQDVCVDPRVPFCGPVGTPSEYPLVFEDYPYHDGSHGLLKPDLTAPTGVEAVSGSCGQGSISGTSGATPHVGGALALIYSAFPGITPEEAYLVLVNGALDAGDVGPDTTWGFGKLRLLPAIAEGRQDMGSVAGTVTASQGGQPLSGVRVTVAGAQAVWTNSSGQYQMYLQPGSYTGTYEKFGYQTVSRQINIVAGQVDEGSLTLASAANASLALTVRDPYNQPANDIAVRHVLSETTVYTDHAGIAQFDVMYDGEQEFVIAGNVEQYTTMTFAPTLQAGANDLTTQLTYSELAGPTGPDLYGYYAYDDLDAGGPDFDWVELADGTGTNLNLTGDNCTSRTLPFSMMFYGSSANEIMISANGHIEVGTPCTNEWSRWPIPVQGSPDNYISVFWQDYRPEQGGGVWYYNDAAHGRVVVQWEDVPEYFNSGRATFQVHIYDPAVFSGDDGNSVIDIFFLEYSGRLETSVGIENSSGTDGLQYAFQLNYSPGAAPIRAGRGLRFTTDYITSADDVPGVMPKQFVLQQNYPNPFNASTTFRFDVPQESRVALKLFDVTGRQVATVFDGQVSAGQQSVNFDATGLATGLYFARLEAQGKSVQTRKILFLK
- a CDS encoding tetratricopeptide repeat protein, translating into MWFWLIAFLALALRVWHLWHAQHSPTFWAPAVDPLWYHQAAERVAHGFYGPWPLFRAPLYPVLLGWLYKFVQNDLLWARLFNIALQLTTLLVLYAVAARYFSTLAARVAALLFAVNGMAIYFCGEILSTSLEMLVAALTAWSTLALRKSPSLRQAAVCGLLWGLAAITRPNSLMVAPFALLFALWPLSGRDVRRAALASLIALFVPILPVTLANWSLGGEPVLIATQGGVNFWIGNNPQADGVTSSLPGADRFWTMEQAEILAKRESGRDLTPKALSDYYYAKGWAFLRDNPSAGLRLMLRKTSLYFNQFEISNNKHIAYFSRQTPGLPPLILLNFALLLPLATLGLWSSSRREVRLLWGLVLVYAASVILFFVASRFRMPAVPWLCLLSGAGVTAFATLPNIARIKAAVAALVVLALALMNPFQAREAPITSARYMEGNAHLALGQLDSARACFTSALEDPELRKLALLNLGVTEQRANRLLDAKVAYTRLVRDFPEFPEGWNNLGVVAEAQRDTNSALEAYRRALSIYPDFPDARENLARLLFEMGKSKLRLRMPWAALEPLEASVNTLPTAQGYYHLALAYGQTNESEKAIQTLELALKLNPDYDLAVTLKRQLELNQAGASAPWPVIK